The following are encoded in a window of Acidobacteriota bacterium genomic DNA:
- a CDS encoding M20/M25/M40 family metallo-hydrolase, with the protein MTTRLAPLAVLAASLAFASSTAFAQTCPDPAAITKGVDRPLAAVRYLADDALAGRRAGTDGERCAAEYIASEFARLGLAPAGEQGTWFQSLPLASALNPHAPGGTGRNVIAALRGSDEALRNEWVVIGAHYDHLGEGGAGSLAPNEKAIHNGADDNASGVAAMLAAAARLTAGPAPARSVLFIAFTGEEAGLLGSAYFVKHLTVGAGRVVGMINLDMVGRLGQGTLIVYGVDTAQEWRGLVDPAAARAGLPIAVRGEGYGPSDHTSFYTADIPVLHLFTNTHGDYHKPSDDWDKIDVPGLEKVTAMVADIATSVANRRPALTLRRGAGEPPRASSASSGTAAAYLGTVPDFTPVDRGVKLSGVTAGSPADKATLKAGDIVIGIGTHDVPDLQGMTDALRAYKPGDTVTVKVIRDGETKTFEVTLGSRAGR; encoded by the coding sequence ATGACCACCCGACTCGCTCCCCTTGCCGTGCTCGCCGCCTCGCTGGCGTTCGCCTCGTCCACCGCGTTCGCCCAGACCTGCCCGGATCCCGCGGCGATCACCAAGGGCGTGGACCGTCCTCTCGCGGCCGTGCGCTACCTGGCGGACGATGCCCTGGCCGGGCGGCGCGCGGGGACGGATGGAGAGCGTTGCGCGGCCGAGTACATCGCGAGCGAGTTCGCCCGCCTGGGCCTCGCGCCCGCGGGCGAGCAGGGCACCTGGTTCCAGAGCCTGCCGCTCGCCTCGGCGCTGAACCCGCACGCGCCGGGCGGCACGGGCCGCAACGTGATCGCCGCGCTGCGCGGATCGGACGAGGCGCTGCGCAACGAGTGGGTCGTGATCGGCGCGCACTACGACCATCTCGGCGAGGGCGGCGCGGGCTCGCTCGCGCCGAACGAGAAGGCCATCCACAACGGCGCCGACGACAACGCCTCCGGCGTGGCGGCGATGCTCGCAGCGGCCGCGCGTCTCACCGCCGGCCCCGCGCCCGCGCGCAGCGTCCTGTTCATCGCGTTCACGGGCGAAGAGGCCGGGCTGCTCGGCTCGGCGTACTTCGTGAAGCACCTCACCGTCGGCGCCGGCCGGGTCGTCGGCATGATCAACCTCGACATGGTGGGCCGCCTCGGCCAGGGCACGCTGATCGTGTACGGCGTGGACACGGCACAGGAGTGGCGCGGGCTGGTCGATCCGGCGGCGGCGCGCGCGGGCCTGCCGATCGCGGTGCGCGGCGAGGGCTACGGCCCGAGCGATCACACGTCCTTCTACACGGCCGACATCCCGGTGCTGCACCTCTTCACGAACACGCACGGCGACTACCACAAGCCCAGCGACGACTGGGACAAGATCGACGTGCCCGGCCTCGAGAAGGTGACGGCGATGGTCGCCGACATCGCGACCTCCGTCGCGAACCGGCGTCCGGCGCTGACGCTGCGGCGTGGGGCCGGCGAGCCGCCGCGGGCCTCGAGCGCCAGCTCCGGCACGGCGGCCGCGTACCTCGGCACCGTGCCGGACTTCACGCCGGTCGATCGCGGCGTGAAGCTGAGTGGCGTGACCGCCGGGTCGCCCGCCGACAAGGCCACGCTCAAGGCGGGCGACATCGTGATCGGCATCGGCACCCACGACGTCCCCGACCTCCAGGGCATGACCGACGCGCTGCGCGCCTACAAGCCGGGCGACACCGTGACCGTCAAAGTCATCCGCGACGGCGAGACGAAGACGTTCGAGGTCACGCTCGGAAGCCGCGCGGGCCGGTAG
- a CDS encoding carbohydrate binding family 9 domain-containing protein, translated as MIIPTFGAVLLLAIALLFVPSPASAQPPAADVRTVAAERLAPGEAVRIDGIRDEPAWQRVAPATGFLQREPVNGAPASERTDVRLLYDDHRLLLAIDLHDSAPDAVLSNQMQRDEEFDTDDSFAWSIDTFLDGRTGYYFEINPAGAMADGLILSPGSGNGGDGSVNRSWDGIWIARARRTGTGWAAEVEIPFRTLNFDPALTQWGVNFRRTVRRKNEESIWTGHALNQGLTRMVNAGRVVGFRGLSQGLGLDLVPYGVANVSSAPGRGRPDPTGGRGAGLDAFYNITPALRLNFSLNTDFAETEVDERRVNLTRFPLFFPEKRAFFLEGSSYFDFGRGSGDAVMPFFSRRIGRDDRGEPQRIDAGAKLTGRAGAFDVGLLQVRTGGDDRVGEDFSVLRVRRRLFQQSYVGALYTRRSSRAPGDVDRHTVGLDVGLQTSTFRGDKNLDVNAFFLDTGGPDAPGGGAGFGASVAYPNDPWTASFSALELQAGYSPALGFVERRGFRRFNPELEWAPRVADHPWIRGLELSLDWDVQNDTRNRALTREMELTVLQVNAHDGGRYQFVVTPQYERLEEDFEISDGVVLPAGAEYRFTRYQIEAETSDSRPVSIAPQVTWGEFFSGRRRDYALQIGVRPRRGVSFAVEAERSVLDLAEGSFTADVVRLAANTQFSPWISLANNVQYDTVSGELGWQARFRWIRRPGNDLFVVYTHNWRELMTPGQRRRLSTLDNRLATKLVYTLRF; from the coding sequence ATGATCATCCCCACGTTCGGCGCCGTGCTGCTGCTGGCGATCGCGCTCCTTTTCGTTCCGAGTCCTGCATCGGCGCAGCCGCCCGCCGCCGATGTGCGCACGGTCGCGGCCGAGCGGCTCGCGCCGGGCGAGGCGGTGCGGATCGACGGCATTCGCGACGAGCCGGCGTGGCAACGCGTCGCTCCCGCGACCGGTTTCCTCCAGCGCGAGCCCGTGAACGGCGCGCCGGCGTCGGAGCGCACCGACGTGCGCCTCCTGTACGACGATCACCGGCTCCTGCTCGCGATCGATCTGCACGACAGCGCTCCCGACGCCGTGCTGAGCAACCAGATGCAGCGCGACGAAGAGTTCGACACGGATGACAGCTTCGCGTGGTCGATCGACACGTTCCTCGACGGCCGCACCGGCTACTACTTCGAGATCAACCCTGCCGGCGCGATGGCGGACGGCCTGATTCTTTCGCCCGGCAGCGGAAACGGCGGCGACGGATCCGTGAATCGATCGTGGGACGGCATCTGGATCGCCAGGGCGCGCCGGACCGGCACGGGCTGGGCGGCCGAGGTGGAGATTCCGTTTCGCACGCTGAACTTCGACCCGGCGCTCACGCAGTGGGGCGTCAACTTCCGGCGCACCGTGCGGCGCAAGAACGAGGAGAGCATCTGGACCGGTCACGCGCTCAACCAGGGGCTGACGCGCATGGTGAACGCCGGACGGGTCGTGGGATTCCGCGGTCTCTCGCAGGGGCTGGGGCTCGACCTCGTGCCGTACGGCGTCGCGAACGTGTCGAGCGCGCCCGGCCGCGGCCGGCCCGATCCCACGGGCGGCCGGGGCGCCGGGCTCGACGCCTTCTACAACATCACGCCGGCGCTCCGTCTGAACTTCAGCCTCAACACCGACTTCGCCGAGACGGAAGTCGACGAGCGGCGCGTGAACCTCACGCGCTTCCCGCTGTTCTTCCCCGAGAAGCGCGCCTTCTTCCTCGAAGGCTCGAGCTACTTCGACTTCGGCCGCGGGTCTGGCGACGCGGTGATGCCCTTCTTCTCGCGCCGGATCGGGCGAGACGACCGCGGTGAGCCGCAGCGAATCGACGCCGGCGCGAAGCTCACCGGCCGCGCCGGCGCGTTCGACGTCGGGCTGCTCCAGGTGCGCACGGGCGGCGACGATCGAGTCGGGGAGGACTTCTCGGTGCTCCGCGTGCGGCGCCGCTTGTTCCAGCAGTCGTACGTCGGCGCGCTGTACACGCGACGGTCGTCGCGGGCGCCCGGCGACGTCGATCGCCACACCGTCGGGCTCGACGTCGGCCTGCAGACGTCCACGTTCCGCGGCGACAAGAACCTCGACGTGAACGCGTTCTTCCTCGACACCGGCGGGCCGGATGCACCCGGCGGCGGCGCCGGCTTCGGCGCCAGCGTCGCGTATCCGAACGATCCCTGGACGGCGAGCTTCTCGGCGCTCGAGCTGCAGGCCGGCTACAGTCCTGCCCTCGGTTTCGTCGAGCGCCGGGGATTCCGGCGGTTCAACCCGGAGCTGGAATGGGCGCCGCGCGTCGCCGATCACCCGTGGATTCGCGGGCTCGAGCTCTCGCTCGACTGGGACGTCCAGAACGACACGCGCAACCGTGCGCTCACGCGCGAGATGGAGCTGACGGTGCTCCAGGTCAACGCCCACGACGGCGGCCGCTACCAGTTCGTCGTCACGCCGCAGTACGAGCGGCTCGAGGAGGACTTCGAGATCTCGGACGGCGTCGTGCTGCCGGCCGGCGCCGAGTACCGGTTCACGCGCTACCAGATCGAGGCGGAGACGTCCGATTCACGGCCGGTGTCGATCGCGCCGCAGGTCACGTGGGGCGAGTTCTTCTCGGGCCGCCGGCGCGACTACGCGCTGCAGATCGGCGTCCGGCCGCGGCGCGGCGTGTCGTTCGCCGTCGAGGCCGAACGGAGCGTGCTCGACCTGGCGGAAGGCAGCTTCACGGCCGACGTGGTCCGGCTGGCCGCCAACACCCAGTTCAGCCCCTGGATCTCGCTGGCGAACAACGTCCAGTACGACACCGTGAGCGGCGAGCTGGGCTGGCAGGCGCGCTTCCGCTGGATCCGTCGTCCCGGCAACGATCTGTTCGTCGTCTACACGCACAACTGGCGCGAGCTCATGACGCCCGGTCAGCGCCGGCGGCTCTCGACGCTCGACAATCGGCTCGCGACGAAGCTCGTGTATACACTGAGGTTCTAA
- a CDS encoding COX15/CtaA family protein — MSGAGAGEIAGHGRVSVARWLFVCAALVFAMVVLGGATRLTHSGLSIVEWQPLVGTIPPLSDADWQEQFEKYQLTPEYRLVNHDMDVEGFKRIFWLEYFHRLLGRLIGIVFFLPFLYFVVRRQIERPLAWKLAGIFVLGGLQGAMGWYMVASGLVDDPRVSQFRLTAHLALAVLIYAAILWTALDLLPAGPAPADPAASARLRWRSWAVTALVALLIVSGGFVAGIRAGRAYNTFPLMNGHVLPPEAFMLDPWYQNFFYNMATVQFTHRLFAWTLVLAGPWLWWTTRAAGLTARVRALGHLLLAAIAIQITLGITTLLFVVPVSLGTAHQAGALGVLTVVLMLNHALARTPGRRWHVHP; from the coding sequence ATGTCGGGGGCGGGGGCGGGCGAGATTGCGGGGCATGGGCGGGTATCGGTGGCGCGGTGGTTGTTCGTCTGCGCGGCGCTCGTGTTCGCGATGGTGGTGCTGGGCGGTGCGACGCGGTTGACGCACTCGGGGCTGTCGATCGTCGAGTGGCAGCCGCTCGTCGGCACGATCCCGCCGCTTTCGGACGCCGACTGGCAGGAGCAGTTCGAGAAGTACCAGCTCACGCCCGAGTACCGGCTCGTGAACCACGACATGGACGTCGAGGGGTTCAAGCGCATCTTCTGGCTCGAGTACTTCCACCGGCTGCTCGGCCGGCTGATCGGGATCGTCTTCTTCCTGCCGTTCCTCTACTTCGTGGTGCGCCGCCAGATCGAGCGGCCGCTGGCATGGAAGCTCGCGGGGATTTTCGTGCTCGGCGGCCTGCAGGGTGCGATGGGGTGGTACATGGTGGCCAGCGGCCTCGTGGACGACCCGCGCGTGAGCCAGTTCCGGCTGACCGCGCATCTCGCGCTGGCCGTCCTGATCTACGCGGCCATTCTCTGGACGGCGCTCGACCTCCTGCCGGCCGGTCCGGCGCCCGCCGATCCGGCGGCCAGCGCGCGGCTACGCTGGCGCAGTTGGGCCGTCACCGCGCTCGTGGCGCTGCTCATCGTCTCGGGCGGGTTCGTCGCCGGCATCCGCGCCGGCCGCGCCTACAACACGTTCCCGCTGATGAACGGCCACGTCCTGCCGCCCGAAGCGTTCATGCTCGACCCGTGGTACCAGAACTTCTTCTACAACATGGCCACGGTGCAGTTCACGCACCGGCTGTTCGCATGGACGCTGGTGCTCGCCGGCCCGTGGCTGTGGTGGACGACGCGCGCGGCGGGGCTGACCGCGCGGGTGCGCGCGCTCGGCCACCTGCTCCTGGCCGCGATCGCGATCCAGATCACGCTCGGCATCACCACGCTGCTCTTCGTGGTGCCGGTCTCGCTCGGCACGGCGCATCAAGCCGGCGCCCTGGGCGTCCTCACCGTCGTGCTGATGTTGAACCACGCGCTCGCACGGACGCCTGGGCGGAGATGGCACGTCCACCCATGA
- the recQ gene encoding DNA helicase RecQ translates to MPDALADILERYWGYGSFRPLQREAMAAIVARRDSLVVLPTGGGKSLCFQAPALLGDGVALVISPLIALMKDQVDTLVANGVPAASYHSGLTPDARRAVAGGVRAGRYRLLYVAPERLVGEASAGFLSLLGDRAPSFVAIDEAHCISQWGHDFRPEYRQLARLRERWPDVGLHAFTATATARVRRDIVAQLGLRDPLEMIGSFDRPNLVYRVLPRANLKKQIQDVLARHAREAGIVYCQSRREVDALAAWLSGTGVRAVPYHAGLDDDVRHRNQDAFLNEDVDVVVATVAFGMGIDRSDVRFVVHAGLPQSLEHYQQEAGRAGRDGLEAECVLIYSAADAIRWRAMFGEESDGREAKLALLRDIERYAASVGCRHRRLVSYFGEPFTKDACGACDVCLGELEPVAEPVPLARKILSAVARVDQRFGVAHVANVLRGRATELVSGRGHDRLSVFGLLRDASADEIRGYVDQLVARGLLRVTDDAYPVLKLTADGVGLMRDPDALADLVLARQRKPERGQPERRTTAGGDSWEGVDRDLFDRLRALRQSLAKARGVPPYIVFHDRTLRDVARQRPASTAALAHVYGMGVSKIELFGAAIVDVVREHAASMDRVPGEVA, encoded by the coding sequence GTGCCGGACGCGCTCGCTGACATCCTCGAACGCTACTGGGGCTACGGCTCGTTCCGCCCGCTGCAGCGTGAGGCCATGGCGGCGATCGTGGCGCGCCGCGATTCGCTCGTCGTGCTGCCCACTGGCGGCGGCAAGTCGCTCTGCTTCCAGGCGCCGGCGCTCCTCGGCGACGGCGTCGCGCTCGTGATCTCGCCGCTGATCGCGTTGATGAAGGATCAGGTCGACACGCTCGTCGCCAACGGCGTGCCGGCGGCGTCGTACCACAGCGGTCTGACGCCGGACGCGCGCCGCGCCGTGGCCGGCGGCGTGCGCGCCGGCCGCTACCGGCTGCTGTACGTCGCGCCGGAACGGCTCGTCGGCGAGGCCAGCGCCGGGTTCCTGTCGCTCTTGGGCGATCGCGCGCCGTCATTCGTCGCCATCGACGAGGCGCACTGCATCAGCCAGTGGGGCCACGACTTCCGGCCCGAATACCGGCAGCTCGCGCGGCTGCGCGAGCGGTGGCCGGACGTGGGGCTGCACGCGTTCACCGCCACCGCCACGGCCCGTGTGCGCCGCGACATCGTCGCCCAGCTCGGCCTGCGCGATCCGCTCGAGATGATCGGATCGTTCGATCGTCCGAACCTGGTCTACCGCGTGCTGCCGCGCGCGAATCTGAAGAAGCAGATCCAGGACGTCCTCGCGCGCCACGCGCGCGAAGCGGGCATCGTCTATTGCCAGTCGCGTCGCGAAGTGGACGCGCTCGCCGCCTGGCTGTCGGGCACGGGCGTCCGCGCCGTGCCCTATCACGCCGGGCTCGACGACGACGTCCGTCACCGGAATCAGGACGCGTTCCTCAACGAGGACGTCGACGTCGTCGTCGCCACGGTCGCGTTCGGCATGGGCATCGATCGATCCGACGTGCGGTTCGTCGTCCACGCCGGCCTTCCGCAGTCGCTCGAGCACTACCAGCAGGAAGCGGGCCGCGCCGGGCGCGACGGCCTCGAGGCCGAGTGCGTGCTGATCTACTCGGCCGCCGACGCGATCCGATGGCGGGCCATGTTCGGCGAGGAGAGCGACGGCCGCGAGGCCAAGCTCGCGCTGCTTCGCGACATCGAGCGGTACGCCGCGAGCGTCGGCTGCCGGCACCGGCGTCTCGTGAGCTACTTCGGCGAGCCGTTCACGAAAGACGCCTGCGGCGCGTGCGACGTCTGCCTGGGCGAGCTCGAGCCGGTCGCCGAGCCGGTGCCGCTCGCGCGCAAGATCCTGTCCGCCGTCGCGCGCGTCGATCAGCGCTTCGGCGTCGCGCACGTGGCGAACGTGCTGCGCGGCCGCGCCACCGAGCTCGTGAGCGGACGCGGGCACGATCGGCTGAGCGTGTTCGGCCTGCTGCGCGACGCGTCCGCCGACGAGATTCGCGGTTACGTCGATCAGCTCGTCGCGCGCGGGCTGCTCAGGGTCACCGACGATGCCTATCCGGTGCTCAAGCTGACCGCTGACGGCGTCGGCCTGATGAGGGATCCTGACGCGCTCGCCGACCTGGTGCTCGCGCGGCAGCGGAAGCCCGAGCGTGGGCAGCCGGAGCGGCGGACCACGGCCGGCGGCGATTCGTGGGAGGGCGTCGATCGCGACCTCTTCGACCGGCTCCGCGCGCTCCGCCAGTCGCTGGCGAAGGCGCGCGGCGTGCCGCCGTACATCGTCTTCCACGACCGGACGTTGCGCGACGTCGCGCGCCAGCGCCCGGCGTCGACGGCGGCGCTCGCCCACGTGTACGGCATGGGCGTCAGCAAGATCGAGCTGTTCGGCGCGGCCATCGTCGACGTCGTCCGTGAGCACGCCGCGTCGATGGACCGCGTGCCGGGAGAGGTCGCATGA
- a CDS encoding molybdopterin-dependent oxidoreductase produces the protein MRRREFLAAAATLAASTAGMPIAAARAQSRIALPFENGERSLVAFPEKRPLIVLTTRPPQLETPFSVFDEGVLTPNDAFFVRYHWAAIPTSIDERTYRLRVGGAVSTPLELSLEALAALAPPVDVVAVNQCSGNGRGLFRPRVNGGQLANGAMGNARWTGVPLGAVLRAAGVSAAAKQVTFDGLDRPPMGTGPDFVKALDIDHALDGSVLIAWAMNGADLPMLNGYPLRLVVPGYYGTYWIKHLTHIDVRDAAFDGFWMSSAYRIPANSCACVEPGAPPAATVPIGRFNVRSFITSHLDGATIPAGRETTVRGIAFDGGSGIREVAFSADGGRTWQPTRLGQDLGRYSFREWTTTFRPAALGPVDLQARATSQQGETQPAAPRWNAAGYMRNVIETTRVTVA, from the coding sequence ATGAGGCGCCGCGAGTTCCTGGCTGCCGCCGCCACGCTGGCGGCCTCGACCGCGGGGATGCCGATCGCCGCCGCGCGGGCGCAGTCGCGGATCGCGCTGCCGTTCGAGAACGGCGAGCGCTCGCTCGTCGCGTTCCCGGAGAAGCGCCCGCTCATCGTCCTGACCACGCGGCCGCCGCAGCTCGAGACGCCGTTCAGTGTCTTCGACGAGGGCGTGCTGACGCCGAACGACGCGTTCTTCGTGCGCTATCACTGGGCGGCGATTCCGACGTCGATCGACGAGCGGACCTACCGGCTGCGCGTCGGCGGCGCCGTGTCGACGCCGCTGGAGCTCTCGCTCGAGGCCCTGGCGGCGCTCGCGCCTCCGGTGGACGTCGTCGCCGTGAACCAGTGTTCCGGCAACGGCCGCGGCCTCTTCCGGCCTCGAGTCAACGGCGGCCAGCTCGCGAACGGCGCGATGGGCAACGCGCGCTGGACCGGCGTGCCGCTCGGCGCCGTGCTGCGCGCCGCCGGCGTGAGCGCGGCCGCGAAGCAGGTGACCTTCGACGGCCTGGATCGGCCGCCGATGGGCACCGGGCCCGACTTCGTCAAGGCGCTCGACATCGATCACGCGCTCGATGGCAGCGTCCTCATCGCCTGGGCCATGAACGGCGCCGACCTGCCGATGCTGAACGGCTATCCGCTGCGCCTGGTCGTGCCGGGCTACTACGGCACCTACTGGATCAAACACCTCACGCACATCGACGTGCGCGACGCCGCGTTCGACGGGTTCTGGATGAGCAGCGCGTACCGGATTCCCGCGAACTCCTGTGCCTGCGTCGAGCCTGGCGCGCCGCCGGCCGCGACCGTGCCGATCGGCCGCTTCAACGTGCGGTCGTTCATCACGAGCCACCTCGACGGCGCGACGATTCCCGCCGGCCGCGAGACGACCGTTCGCGGGATCGCGTTCGACGGCGGCTCGGGGATCCGCGAGGTGGCGTTCTCGGCCGACGGCGGCCGCACGTGGCAGCCGACGCGGCTGGGACAGGATCTCGGCCGCTACTCGTTCCGCGAGTGGACGACGACGTTCAGGCCGGCGGCGCTTGGGCCCGTCGACCTGCAGGCTCGCGCAACCAGCCAGCAGGGCGAGACTCAACCGGCGGCGCCGCGCTGGAACGCCGCCGGCTACATGCGCAACGTGATCGAAACGACGCGCGTGACGGTCGCGTAG
- a CDS encoding cytochrome c: MAAWSGLVVVTGAALIAAQLTVTLPPDTAVYRPSDLPGYALVQRHCLACHSAEYVLVQPPTSSRAYWDATVKKMKAPFGAAFPDEDIPSIVDYLAQTYGR, encoded by the coding sequence CTGGCGGCGTGGAGCGGCCTCGTGGTCGTCACCGGTGCGGCGCTGATCGCGGCGCAACTGACCGTGACGCTGCCGCCCGACACGGCTGTCTATCGGCCGAGCGATCTGCCTGGCTACGCCCTCGTCCAACGCCATTGCCTCGCCTGCCACTCCGCCGAGTACGTGCTCGTCCAGCCCCCCACGTCGTCGCGTGCCTACTGGGACGCGACGGTGAAGAAGATGAAGGCGCCGTTCGGCGCGGCGTTTCCCGACGAGGACATTCCTTCCATCGTGGACTACCTCGCGCAAACGTACGGACGGTGA
- a CDS encoding zinc-dependent metalloprotease, translated as MAPRRGTIRSAWLGLACVCALVAGVSAQDLGRIVSQAVVTPDDPLWAGVQEPPAPAPPAESPAQAGDADQAGRAGGRGPQPTQPRPYGQVITAAARTDDGIFKVHRVNEQLYFEIPKAQLGKDFLWVSQIKRTTIGAGYGGQAAGSRVVRWDLSGNRVLLKIIDYSIVADTAAPIARAVADANHPAIARAFNVAAFNPSGDPVIDVTAMFATEMPELSVRGRIGARGFDGARTFIEKVVSFPENVNVDVTQTYTAPVDAGGPGGAGRAGIRGNSATVVAAYSMVKLPETPMMPRLFDERVGYFSQSHYDFGRDDHRAKQRTFITRYRLEKQDPAAALSEPVKPIVYYVDPATPAKFVPWVKRGVEDWQPAFEAAGFRRAIVARDAPADDPDWSPEDARYSVIRWLPSTIENAQGPHIHDPRTGEILEADIQFYHNIQNLLRDWYFVQVGALDSRARTLPLSEELMGELIRHVVAHEVGHTLGFQHNMKASSMYSLQQVRDRAWVKANGHTPTIMDYSRFNYVAQPEDGIDVADLIPKIGPYDKWATMWGYTPIPGASTPDDERPMLDEWARQQDATPYYRFSTPGGIGDPGNNTEAVGDADAVAATTLGMKNLQRVSEMLLTATSTRAGEPYDDLTQVFGRMVGQWTLEMGHVVQLVGGVSSQQKHVGQQGVRFTTVPKARQVEAVQYLLANAFVTPSMFVKPELLRRMEPAGAMLRVRNAQTSVLNQLLSVPRIQRMVEQGAIDGPEAYSALQMLGDVRRGIWSELATPGRAIDPFRRETQRAYLDTLDNRINGGPVSVTEVSALLRGELRALDAQIRTALSAASDRVTRLHLEDVRGHIARILDPQVPRAAAQAAGAARGAGPGGTGDRAFDFENDPLLRAPEGCWTTLSLW; from the coding sequence ATGGCTCCTCGTCGCGGCACGATACGGTCGGCGTGGCTCGGGTTGGCCTGCGTTTGTGCGCTCGTCGCCGGCGTATCGGCGCAGGATCTCGGCCGGATCGTGTCTCAGGCGGTCGTGACGCCGGACGATCCGCTCTGGGCCGGCGTGCAGGAACCGCCTGCGCCCGCGCCGCCCGCGGAGTCTCCGGCGCAGGCCGGTGACGCCGATCAGGCCGGACGTGCCGGCGGCCGTGGGCCACAGCCCACCCAGCCGCGTCCGTACGGCCAGGTCATCACCGCCGCCGCGCGCACCGACGACGGCATCTTCAAAGTGCACCGCGTGAACGAGCAGTTGTACTTCGAGATCCCGAAGGCGCAGCTCGGCAAGGACTTCCTCTGGGTGAGCCAGATCAAGCGGACGACGATCGGGGCGGGCTACGGCGGGCAGGCCGCGGGCAGCCGCGTCGTGCGCTGGGATCTGTCGGGAAACCGCGTCCTCTTGAAGATCATCGACTACAGCATCGTCGCCGACACCGCGGCGCCGATTGCGCGCGCGGTGGCGGACGCGAACCATCCCGCGATCGCGCGCGCGTTCAACGTCGCCGCGTTCAACCCGTCGGGCGATCCGGTGATCGACGTGACGGCCATGTTCGCGACGGAGATGCCCGAGCTGTCGGTGCGCGGGCGGATCGGCGCGCGCGGGTTCGACGGCGCGCGGACGTTCATCGAGAAGGTCGTCTCGTTTCCCGAGAACGTCAACGTCGACGTCACGCAGACCTACACCGCGCCCGTCGACGCCGGCGGCCCTGGGGGCGCCGGCCGTGCCGGCATCCGCGGCAACAGCGCGACCGTCGTCGCCGCCTACAGCATGGTGAAGCTGCCCGAGACGCCGATGATGCCGCGGCTGTTCGACGAGCGCGTCGGGTACTTCTCGCAGTCGCACTACGACTTCGGGCGCGACGACCACCGCGCCAAGCAGCGCACCTTCATCACGCGCTATCGGCTGGAGAAGCAGGATCCGGCGGCGGCGCTCTCCGAGCCCGTGAAGCCCATCGTCTACTACGTGGATCCGGCGACGCCGGCGAAGTTCGTTCCGTGGGTCAAGCGGGGCGTCGAGGACTGGCAGCCAGCATTCGAGGCGGCCGGATTCCGCCGCGCCATCGTCGCGCGCGACGCGCCTGCCGACGATCCCGACTGGAGCCCCGAAGACGCGAGGTACTCGGTGATCCGCTGGCTGCCGTCGACGATCGAGAACGCCCAGGGGCCGCACATCCACGATCCGAGGACGGGCGAGATCCTCGAAGCGGACATCCAGTTCTACCACAACATCCAGAACCTGCTCCGCGACTGGTACTTCGTGCAGGTGGGCGCGCTCGACTCGCGCGCGAGGACGCTGCCGCTGTCCGAGGAGCTGATGGGCGAGCTCATCCGGCACGTCGTCGCGCACGAGGTCGGACACACGCTCGGGTTCCAGCACAACATGAAGGCGAGCTCGATGTACTCGCTGCAGCAGGTGCGCGATCGGGCGTGGGTGAAGGCGAACGGCCACACGCCGACGATCATGGACTACTCGCGGTTCAACTACGTCGCGCAGCCCGAGGACGGTATCGACGTGGCCGATCTGATTCCGAAGATCGGACCGTACGACAAGTGGGCGACGATGTGGGGGTACACGCCCATTCCGGGCGCGAGTACGCCGGACGACGAGCGGCCGATGCTCGACGAGTGGGCGCGCCAGCAGGACGCGACGCCGTACTACCGGTTCTCGACGCCGGGCGGCATCGGCGATCCCGGCAACAACACCGAAGCCGTCGGCGACGCCGACGCGGTCGCGGCGACCACGCTGGGGATGAAGAACCTGCAGCGCGTGTCCGAGATGCTGCTCACGGCGACGTCCACGCGTGCGGGCGAGCCGTACGACGACCTGACGCAGGTCTTCGGCAGGATGGTGGGGCAGTGGACGCTCGAGATGGGCCACGTCGTCCAGCTCGTCGGCGGCGTCTCGTCCCAGCAGAAGCACGTCGGACAGCAGGGCGTGCGGTTCACCACGGTGCCCAAGGCCCGGCAGGTCGAGGCCGTGCAGTACCTGCTCGCCAACGCGTTCGTGACGCCGTCCATGTTCGTGAAGCCCGAACTGCTGCGCCGGATGGAGCCGGCCGGCGCGATGCTGCGGGTTCGCAACGCCCAGACCTCGGTGCTCAACCAGTTGCTCTCGGTGCCGCGGATCCAGCGCATGGTGGAGCAGGGCGCGATCGACGGGCCGGAGGCCTACTCGGCCCTCCAGATGCTCGGCGACGTGCGGCGGGGGATCTGGTCCGAGCTGGCGACGCCCGGGCGCGCGATCGATCCGTTCCGCCGCGAGACGCAGCGCGCGTATCTCGACACGCTCGACAACCGGATCAACGGCGGGCCGGTATCGGTGACCGAGGTCAGCGCGCTCTTGCGCGGCGAGCTGCGCGCGCTCGACGCGCAAATCCGCACGGCGCTCTCGGCCGCCAGCGATCGCGTCACGCGGCTGCACCTCGAGGACGTGCGCGGGCACATCGCGCGGATTCTGGATCCGCAAGTGCCTCGAGCGGCCGCACAGGCCGCCGGCGCGGCGCGCGGCGCCGGCCCGGGCGGCACGGGCGATCGCGCCTTCGACTTCGAGAACGACCCGCTCCTGCGCGCGCCGGAAGGGTGCTGGACGACGCTGAGCCTCTGGTGA